A single window of Nicotiana tomentosiformis chromosome 1, ASM39032v3, whole genome shotgun sequence DNA harbors:
- the LOC138906743 gene encoding MAR-binding filament-like protein 1, with product MAEHSALWDVICDGPFVPMKTVDEGTTTVLKTRKEYNDADRKAIEKNFKAKKIFVCGIGPDEYNCISACQSAKEIWEAFQTAHEGTTQVKQSKIDMLTTEYELFRMKDDESIQDMHTRFTSIINELHSLGEIIPKNKLVRKILSVLPGSWESKVNAITEAKDVQKLTIDELIGNLKTYEMKKKNDNERRELKREKNLVLKTNKNDSSGEDADMAYLTKRFQKMVRRNGDKAVKRNQAPDKKFKRKDVADNIVKQALVAWGDSSSKSGDDDDQGDNSMMTVESEAAEYDSIFALMAKLDEDEEDNDEDEVNFLDVQRNLKSYSQKKLISLANILIDAYHSLINDKNALTMELGEIEHERDDLVMVAIDLRETTESLNREKDILTERSANIDHERDGLLVVVVDLKETIEELRRESKPMNTQKGKEVASEGHLRLENELKSVKSSLCAELEKNRQLQEDLGRVKSDLDKSLKWTWSLMQSLLCIRIVGGNKQGIRFQKEITPYNPHSKYVIVPDNWLCTHYGNTEHFKET from the exons atggctgagCACTCAGCGTTGTGGGATGTAATCTGTGATGGACCTTTTGTTCCCATGAAAACTGTTGATGAGGGAACAACTACAGTCCTAAAAACGAGAAAAGAGTACAACGATGCTGACAGAAAGGCTATTGAGAAGAATTTCAAGGCAAAAAAGATTTTTGTCTGTGGCATCGGACCAGATGAATACAATTGCATCTCAGCCTGTCAGAGTGCtaaggagatctgggaagctTTTCAAACAGCACACGAAGGgacaactcaagtcaagcagtcGAAGATCGACATGTTGACAACTGAGTATGAGCTCTTCAGAATGAAGGATGAcgagtccattcaggacatgcacacTCGCTTCACCTCTATCATCAATGAGCTTCACTCACTGGGAGAAATCATTCCCAAGAACAAACTTGTCAGGAAAATACTTAGTGTATTACCTGGTTCCTGGGAAAGCAAGGTAAACGCCATTACAGAGGCAAAGGATGTGCAGAAgctgaccattgatgaactcattggtaatctgaaaacttatgaaatgaagaagaagaacgaTAATGAAAGAAGAGAGCTTAAAAGGGAGAAGAACTTGGTCCTCAAGACAAACAAAAATgactcaagtggtgaggatgccgACATGGCTTACCTGACAAAgagatttcagaaaatggttcgcaGAAATGGAG ATAAAGCAGTCAAAAGGAACCAGGCTCCTGACAAAAAGTTCAAGAGAAAAGATGTCGCTGACAATattgtgaaacaagctcttgttgcatggggagactcctccAGCAAATCTGGAGATGATGATGATCAAGGTGACAACTCCATGATGACAGTAGAAAGTGAAGCAGCTGAATATGATTCCATATTTGCTCTAATGGCTAAATTAGATGAGGATGAGGAAGATAACGATGaagatgaggtaaactttctggATGTTCAAAGAAATCTGAAATCCTATTCTCaaaagaagcttatatctttggctaatattttaattgatgcttatcacagtctCATTAATGATAAAAATGCACTAACCATGGAACTAGGAGAAATAGAACACGAGAGAGATGATCTAGTGATGGTTGCGATTGATCTAAGAGAGACCACTGAGAGTTTAAATAGGGAAAAAGATATTTTGACTGAGAGAAGTGCAAACATAGATCATGAGAGAGATGGCCTATTGGTAGTAGTTGTAGACCTAAAggaaacaattgaggaactaaGGAGGGAAAGTAAGCCTATGAACactcaaaagggaaaggaagttgcgAGTGAGGGACACCTTCGGCTTGAAAATGAGCTAAAATCAGTGAAATCTAGTCTATGtgctgagcttgagaaaaacaGACAACTTCAGGAAGATCTAGGCAGAGTGAAGAGTGACTTAGATAAATCTcttaagtggacctggtcctTGATGCAATCACTGCTATGTATACGAATAGTGGGGGGGAACAAACAGGGAATCAGGTTCCAAAAAGAAATAACCCCTTACAACCCACACAGCAAGTACGTTATTGTTCCTGATAACTGGCTCTGCACTCACTATGGTAACACTgaacatttcaaggaaacatga